The sequence GTCGGGCACGTACAGGCCGCCGGCGGTCTTCTGCTCTGCTTCTTCGATGATTTCGACCAGTACACGGTCTCCGAGGGGTTTCAACATGGTGGGACCTCCTTGAAATGGGGTAAGAGATGGAAAACGGCTCCAGCGGCCCGCCTGCCAAAAATGGTGTCCAGGACAGACCTGCAGGGCTTTTTCCTTGGGGCGAGGCTAGAGCCTGAAGCGCAAAAATGTCAAGTGACTTCCCCAACAAATCTGAGTCAGGGAGACTCAACCCGTGTATGGGACGGAATTTCGCAGCAGCATAGGGCAGGTCAAGTTCTAGAATGTATATATGTTTTGGATATATAGCTATCCCAATATCAGCAGGCGGTCAGGCTGATGGCAGCCAGGCCGGTCATTTTGAGCCGCGCCGACTGGGAAGCCGCGCTGGCAGGCCTGGGGCAGGCACCGCTCAGCGCCGCGCGGGTGAACGTGGACCGCTTCACGCAGGTGGGCGAGCAACTGGGCCGCGCCCAGGCCGAGGGACTGCTGCGCGGGCTGGAGCGCCTGCTGGCCGCCGAGTTGCCTTCCGGCACCGTGCTGGGCCGGGTCAGCGAAGACGAGTACGCCGTGCTGCTGCCAGAAACCTCGCCGGAGACAGCACTGCGCCTGCTGGACGGGGTGGTGCGGCAATTTGCCCGGCACCGTGACCCCCGCTGGCCCCGCGGCGTAGGCCTCAGCGCTGGCGTGGCCGCCCAGCCAGCACACGCCCGCACGCCTGCCGAGCTGCTGCTGGCCGCCGATGAAGCCCTGTACCGCGCCAAACGTGAGGGCCGGGGGCGGGCCTGCCTGTACACCCCGACCAAAATGGTCCTGAAGAGCAACTATTATCCGCGCAGCCAGCTGGACCGGCTGAAAAAACGTGCGGCACATGAGGGCCGCAGCGAGGCGGACGTACTGCGGGCAGCGCTGGAGGCCTACCTGGCCAGCAAAGAGCTGTAAAGGTTGGAAGCGCTGCCCCTCACCCCGCTGCTCAGCCGCTATTCCAGCAACCGCACCAGCCCGCGCATCCGCGCCGTGTCCACCCGGTCGGCGGTGATTTCCATCAGCACGCTGTCAAAACGCTCCTGACCCAGCCGCACCGCACCCGTACGCCGCCCGATTTCGCGGAAGCCCACCTTCTCGTAGGCGCGAATGCCCCGGACATTGTAGGCAAACACGTTCAGCTGAATGTTGTACAGGCCCAGGAAATACATGCCGTATTCCACCATCAGCCGCACCGCTTCCGAGCCGTAGCCGCCGCCCCAGTGGTCCGGGCTATGC is a genomic window of Deinococcus proteolyticus MRP containing:
- a CDS encoding GGDEF domain-containing protein, producing MAARPVILSRADWEAALAGLGQAPLSAARVNVDRFTQVGEQLGRAQAEGLLRGLERLLAAELPSGTVLGRVSEDEYAVLLPETSPETALRLLDGVVRQFARHRDPRWPRGVGLSAGVAAQPAHARTPAELLLAADEALYRAKREGRGRACLYTPTKMVLKSNYYPRSQLDRLKKRAAHEGRSEADVLRAALEAYLASKEL